In Pongo pygmaeus isolate AG05252 chromosome 13, NHGRI_mPonPyg2-v2.0_pri, whole genome shotgun sequence, one genomic interval encodes:
- the POLR1E gene encoding DNA-directed RNA polymerase I subunit RPA49 isoform X1: MDQASAVSLLPRDIPSCHSPSPGFSHLPVSPSQLAPDLLQFPSGQDPSFLAIPILTLPPSDSLVPPYIVWPSALISFLGCTLTVQFSNGKLQSPGNMRFTLYENKDSTNPRKRNQRILAAETDRLSYVGNNFGTGALKCNTLCRHFVGILNKTSGQMEVYDAELFNMQPLFSDVSVESELALESQTKTYREKMDSCIEAFGTTKQKRALNTRRMNRVGNESLNRAVAKAAETIIDTKGVTALVSDAIHNDLQDDSLYLPPCYDDATKPEDVYKFEDLLSPAEYEALQSPSEAFRNVTSEEILKMIEENSHCTFVIEALKSLPSDVESRDRQARCIWFLDTLIKFRAQRVVKRKSALGPGVPHIINTKLLKHFTCLTYNNGRLRNLISDSMKAKVTAYVITLALHIHDFQIDLTMLQRDLKLSEKRMMEIAKAMRLKISKRRVSVAAGSEDHKLGTLSLPLPPAQTSDRLAKRRKIT; the protein is encoded by the exons ATGGACCAGGCCTCTGCCGTCAGCCTCCTCCCGCGAGACATTCCCTCCTGTCACAGCCCCTCCCCAGGGTTCTCCCACCTCCCTGTCTCCCCTTCTCAGCTGGCCCCGGATCTCCTCCAGTTCCCTTCGGGTCAGGACCCGAGCTTCCTTGCCATCCCCATTCTGACACTCCCTCCCAGTGACAGTCTAGTCCCACCGTACATTGTGTGGCCTTCTGCTCTTATCTCATTCTTGGGCTGCACTCTTACAGTCCAGTTCTCCAACGGGAAGCTACAGAGTCCAGGCAACATGCGCTTTACCTTGTATGAGAACAAAGATTCCACCAACCCCAGGAAGAGGAATCAACGGATCCTG GCAGCTGAAACAGATAGGCTTTCTTATGTGGGAAACAATTTTGGGACTGGAGCCCTCAAATGCAACACTTTGTGCAG GCACTTTGTGGGAATTTTGAACAAGACCTCTGGCCAAATGGAAGTATATGATGCTGAATTGTTCAACATGCAGCCACTATTTTCAG ATGTATCAGTTGAGAGTGAACTGGCGCTAGAGAGTCAGACCAAAACTTACAGAGAAAAG ATGGATTCTTGTATTGAAGCCTTTGGTACCACCAAACAGAAGCGAGCTCTGAACACCAGGAGAATGAACAGAGTTGGCAATGAATCTTTGAATCGTGCAGTGGCTAAAGCTGCAGAGACTATCATTGATACGAAGGGTGTGACTG CTCTGGTCAGCGATGCTATCCACAATGACTTGCAAGATGACTCCCTCTACCTTCCTCCCTGCTATGATGATGCAACCAAGCCTGAAGACGTGTATAAATTTGAAGATC TTCTTTCCCCTGCGGAGTATGAAGCTCTTCAGAGCCCATCTGAAGCATTCAGGAACGTCACGTCAGAAGAAATACTGAAGATGATTGAGGAGAACAG CCATTGCACCTTTGTCATAGAAGCGTTGAAGTCTCTGCCATCAGATGTGGAGAGCCGAGACCGCCAGGCCCGATGCATATGGTTTCTGGATACCCTCATCAAATTTCGAGCTCAGAGGGTAGTTAAGCGGAAAA GTGCTCTGGGACCTGGAGTTCCCCACATCATCAACACCAAACTGCTGAAGCACTTTACCTGCTTGACCTACAACAATGGCAG ATTACGGAACTTAATTTCGGATTCTATGAAGGCGAAGGTTACTGCATATGTGATAACACTTGCCTTGCACATACATGACTTCCAAATTGACCTGACAATGTTACAGAGGGACTTGAAGCTCAGTGAGAAAAG GATGATGGAGATAGCCAAAGCCATGAGGCTGAAGATCTCCAAAAGAAGGGTGTCTGTGGCCGCCGGCAGTGAAGATCACAAACTGGGCACCCTGTCCCTCCCGCTGCCTCCAGCCCAGACCTCAGACCGCCTGGCAAAGCGGAGGAAGATTACCTAG
- the POLR1E gene encoding DNA-directed RNA polymerase I subunit RPA49 isoform X3 — MEVYDAELFNMQPLFSDVSVESELALESQTKTYREKMDSCIEAFGTTKQKRALNTRRMNRVGNESLNRAVAKAAETIIDTKGVTALVSDAIHNDLQDDSLYLPPCYDDATKPEDVYKFEDLLSPAEYEALQSPSEAFRNVTSEEILKMIEENSHCTFVIEALKSLPSDVESRDRQARCIWFLDTLIKFRAQRVVKRKSALGPGVPHIINTKLLKHFTCLTYNNGRLRNLISDSMKAKVTAYVITLALHIHDFQIDLTMLQRDLKLSEKRMMEIAKAMRLKISKRRVSVAAGSEDHKLGTLSLPLPPAQTSDRLAKRRKIT; from the exons ATGGAAGTATATGATGCTGAATTGTTCAACATGCAGCCACTATTTTCAG ATGTATCAGTTGAGAGTGAACTGGCGCTAGAGAGTCAGACCAAAACTTACAGAGAAAAG ATGGATTCTTGTATTGAAGCCTTTGGTACCACCAAACAGAAGCGAGCTCTGAACACCAGGAGAATGAACAGAGTTGGCAATGAATCTTTGAATCGTGCAGTGGCTAAAGCTGCAGAGACTATCATTGATACGAAGGGTGTGACTG CTCTGGTCAGCGATGCTATCCACAATGACTTGCAAGATGACTCCCTCTACCTTCCTCCCTGCTATGATGATGCAACCAAGCCTGAAGACGTGTATAAATTTGAAGATC TTCTTTCCCCTGCGGAGTATGAAGCTCTTCAGAGCCCATCTGAAGCATTCAGGAACGTCACGTCAGAAGAAATACTGAAGATGATTGAGGAGAACAG CCATTGCACCTTTGTCATAGAAGCGTTGAAGTCTCTGCCATCAGATGTGGAGAGCCGAGACCGCCAGGCCCGATGCATATGGTTTCTGGATACCCTCATCAAATTTCGAGCTCAGAGGGTAGTTAAGCGGAAAA GTGCTCTGGGACCTGGAGTTCCCCACATCATCAACACCAAACTGCTGAAGCACTTTACCTGCTTGACCTACAACAATGGCAG ATTACGGAACTTAATTTCGGATTCTATGAAGGCGAAGGTTACTGCATATGTGATAACACTTGCCTTGCACATACATGACTTCCAAATTGACCTGACAATGTTACAGAGGGACTTGAAGCTCAGTGAGAAAAG GATGATGGAGATAGCCAAAGCCATGAGGCTGAAGATCTCCAAAAGAAGGGTGTCTGTGGCCGCCGGCAGTGAAGATCACAAACTGGGCACCCTGTCCCTCCCGCTGCCTCCAGCCCAGACCTCAGACCGCCTGGCAAAGCGGAGGAAGATTACCTAG
- the POLR1E gene encoding DNA-directed RNA polymerase I subunit RPA49 isoform X2: MGGARRGHAFSGPQRGLGSGVFGSALVAAAVLTPVLGGQTGEMAAEELPSARWQYCGAPDGSQRAVLVQFSNGKLQSPGNMRFTLYENKDSTNPRKRNQRILAAETDRLSYVGNNFGTGALKCNTLCRHFVGILNKTSGQMEVYDAELFNMQPLFSDVSVESELALESQTKTYREKMDSCIEAFGTTKQKRALNTRRMNRVGNESLNRAVAKAAETIIDTKGVTALVSDAIHNDLQDDSLYLPPCYDDATKPEDVYKFEDLLSPAEYEALQSPSEAFRNVTSEEILKMIEENSHCTFVIEALKSLPSDVESRDRQARCIWFLDTLIKFRAQRVVKRKSALGPGVPHIINTKLLKHFTCLTYNNGRLRNLISDSMKAKVTAYVITLALHIHDFQIDLTMLQRDLKLSEKRMMEIAKAMRLKISKRRVSVAAGSEDHKLGTLSLPLPPAQTSDRLAKRRKIT; this comes from the exons ATGGGCGGTGCCCGGCGGGGCCACGCCTTTTCCGGCCCGCAGCGAGGCCTGGGCTCCGGCGTGTTTGGAAGTGCGCTCGTGGCTGCTGCTGTCTTAACTCCTGTGCTTGGCGGACAGACAGGCGAGATGGCGGCGGAGGAGTTGCCGAGTGCGAGGTGGCAGTATTGTGGGGCGCCCGACGGGAGCCAGAGAGCTGTACTGG TCCAGTTCTCCAACGGGAAGCTACAGAGTCCAGGCAACATGCGCTTTACCTTGTATGAGAACAAAGATTCCACCAACCCCAGGAAGAGGAATCAACGGATCCTG GCAGCTGAAACAGATAGGCTTTCTTATGTGGGAAACAATTTTGGGACTGGAGCCCTCAAATGCAACACTTTGTGCAG GCACTTTGTGGGAATTTTGAACAAGACCTCTGGCCAAATGGAAGTATATGATGCTGAATTGTTCAACATGCAGCCACTATTTTCAG ATGTATCAGTTGAGAGTGAACTGGCGCTAGAGAGTCAGACCAAAACTTACAGAGAAAAG ATGGATTCTTGTATTGAAGCCTTTGGTACCACCAAACAGAAGCGAGCTCTGAACACCAGGAGAATGAACAGAGTTGGCAATGAATCTTTGAATCGTGCAGTGGCTAAAGCTGCAGAGACTATCATTGATACGAAGGGTGTGACTG CTCTGGTCAGCGATGCTATCCACAATGACTTGCAAGATGACTCCCTCTACCTTCCTCCCTGCTATGATGATGCAACCAAGCCTGAAGACGTGTATAAATTTGAAGATC TTCTTTCCCCTGCGGAGTATGAAGCTCTTCAGAGCCCATCTGAAGCATTCAGGAACGTCACGTCAGAAGAAATACTGAAGATGATTGAGGAGAACAG CCATTGCACCTTTGTCATAGAAGCGTTGAAGTCTCTGCCATCAGATGTGGAGAGCCGAGACCGCCAGGCCCGATGCATATGGTTTCTGGATACCCTCATCAAATTTCGAGCTCAGAGGGTAGTTAAGCGGAAAA GTGCTCTGGGACCTGGAGTTCCCCACATCATCAACACCAAACTGCTGAAGCACTTTACCTGCTTGACCTACAACAATGGCAG ATTACGGAACTTAATTTCGGATTCTATGAAGGCGAAGGTTACTGCATATGTGATAACACTTGCCTTGCACATACATGACTTCCAAATTGACCTGACAATGTTACAGAGGGACTTGAAGCTCAGTGAGAAAAG GATGATGGAGATAGCCAAAGCCATGAGGCTGAAGATCTCCAAAAGAAGGGTGTCTGTGGCCGCCGGCAGTGAAGATCACAAACTGGGCACCCTGTCCCTCCCGCTGCCTCCAGCCCAGACCTCAGACCGCCTGGCAAAGCGGAGGAAGATTACCTAG
- the LOC129044458 gene encoding BTB/POZ domain-containing protein KCTD9, with the protein MKRVTLFLNGSPKNRKVVAAYGTLSDLLSVASSKLGIKATSVYNGKGGLNDDIVLIRDDDVLFVCEGEPFIDPQTDSKPPEGLLGFHTDWLTLNVGGQYFTTTLVNKEPDIMLAHMFEDKGVWGNKQDHRRAFLIDQSPEYFEPILHYLRHGQLIVNDGIDLLGVLEEARFFGIDSLIEHLKVAIKNSQPPEDHSPISRKEFVRCLLATPIKSEMRCQALDCENLQGVKMLCSNAEGASLKVCNFEDPSGLKANLEGANLKGVDMEGSQMTGINLRMSTLKNAKLKNCNIRGATLAGTDLENCDLSGCDLQEANLRVSNVRGAIFEEMLTPLHMSQCQMRILGAEGRCAR; encoded by the exons ATGAAGCGGGTGACCCTGTTCCTGAACGGCAGCCCCAAGAACAGAAAGGTGGTTGCTGCATATGGAACTTTATCTGATTTGCTGTCTGTGGCCAGCAGTAAACTCGGCATAAAAGCCACCAGTGTGTATAATGGGAAAGGTGGACTGAATGATGATATTGTTTTGATCAGGGATGATGATGTTTTATTTGTGTGTGAGGGAGAGCCATTTATTGATCCTCAGACAGATTCTAAGCCTCCTGAAGGATTGTTAGGATTCCACACAGACTGGCTAACATTAAATGTTGGAGGGCAGTACTTTACAACTACCTTAGTGAATAAAGAACCTGACATTATGCTGGCCCACATGTTTGAGGACAAAGGTGTCTGGGGAAATAAGCAAGATCATAGAAGAGCTTTCTTAATTGACCAAAGTCCTGAGTACTTTGAACCCATTTTGCACTACTTGCGTCATGGACAGCTCATTGTAAATGATGGCATTGATTTATTGGGTGTGTTAGAAGAAGCAAGATTTTTTGGTATTGACTCATTAATTGAACACCTAAAAGTGGCAATAAAGAATTCTCAACCACCAGAGGATCATTCACCAATATCCCGAAAGGAATTTGTCCGATGTTTGCTAGCAACTCCAATCAAGTCAGAAATGCGATGCCAGG CGCTTGACTGTGAAAATCTCCAGGGAGTCAAGATGCTCTGTTCTAATGCAGAAGGAGCATCTCTGAAAGTGTGTAATTTTGAGGATCCTTCTGGTCTTAAAGCCAATTTAGAAGGTGCTAATCTGAAAGGTGTGGATATGGAAGGGAGTCAGATGACAGGAATTAACCTGAGAAtgtctactttaaaaaatgcaaagctGAAGAACTGTAACATCAGAGGAGCAACTCTGGCAGGAACTGATTTAGAGAATTGTGATCTATCTGGGTGTGATCTTCAAGAAGCCAACCTGAGAGTGTCCAACGTGAGGGGAGCTATATTTGAAGAAATGCTGACACCACTACACATGTCGCAGTGTCAGATGAGAATTTTAGGGGCTGAAGGAAGATGtgcaagatga